From one Oncorhynchus keta strain PuntledgeMale-10-30-2019 chromosome 30, Oket_V2, whole genome shotgun sequence genomic stretch:
- the LOC118363796 gene encoding NEDD4 family-interacting protein 2-like, with the protein MDQAASRYQVFENDEDDSCEPSTSAQQPCTSAQASSSSQACPVPVALEGDAEAPPPPYASIALGDTSSMPVGSSCYPSDFPVPPPYSVATSLPTYDEAEKAKAAAMVLSAVEVIQGEDDFPPRDDFSDVDQLRVGNDGIFMLAFFMAFLFNWIGFCLSFCLTNTIAGRYGAICGFGLSLIKWILIVRFSDYFTGYFNGQYWLWWIFLVLGLLLFFRGFVNYLKVRNMSESMAASHRTRFFFLY; encoded by the exons ATGGACCAGGCAGCGAGCCGATACCAAGTG ttTGAGAATGATGAAGACGACTCCTGTGAGCCCTCCACCAGCGCCCAGCAGCCGTGCACCTCGGCCCAGGCCAGCTCGTCCTCCCAGGCCTGCCCAGTCCCAGTAGCCCTGGAGGGGGATGCAGAGGCCCCACCTCCCCCGTATGCCAGCATCGCCCTGGGAGACACCTCTTCCATGCCTG TAGGGAGCAGTTGTTACCCAAGTGATTTCCCCGTGCCGCCCCCATACAGCGTGGCCACCTCTCTTCCCACCTACGATGAGGCAGAGAAAGCCAAAGCGGCAGCAATGGTGCTCTCTGCTGTGGAGGTGATACAAggg GAGGATGACTTCCCTCCAAGGGATGACTTCAGCGACGTCGACCAGCTGAGGGTGGGGAACGACGGCATTTTCATGCTGGCCTTTTTCA TGGCCTTCCTGTTCAATTGGATTGGGTTCTGCCTGTCATTCTGCCTGACCAACACCATCGCTGGCCGATACGGGGCCATCTGTGGCTTTGGCCTCTCTCTCATCAAGTGGATTCTCATCGTCAGG TTCTCTGACTACTTTACTGGATACTTCAATGGGCAGTACTGGCTCTGGTGGATTTTCCTGGTCCTCG GTCTCCTGCTTTTCTTCAGAGGGTTCGTGAACTACCTGAAAGTGCGCAACATGTCTGAAAGCATGGCTGCCTCGCACAGAACACGCTTCTTCTTCCTGTACTGA